A region from the Diorhabda sublineata isolate icDioSubl1.1 chromosome X, icDioSubl1.1, whole genome shotgun sequence genome encodes:
- the LOC130451691 gene encoding protein windpipe, which translates to MWKEWFLFMSILGYCLGATLEICPEGSSCHNAPEQLRATSFEFLSKMSQKDFRSIGSLILSNASVNKVDPKLKYLKNLEYLDLSHNSVQVSSIPALNSLKTLILKSNDLKDISVSNLPQNLEHLDLSNNLLSDITRDWKMLKNLKTLDLFKNPIDCDCNNVLNLELLNKSGIIIPRPLTCHSPSKFAGKDVSAVTCSPADIMQYDEPVEGSGDPDIFEDSYTEQTLNVPVVDEEEEEDPNATANTFIDDEEKLVVKTTTIDSLHDTFGEEGSGDEGSGFGIIPESGVLGCIENCSTPKPLDKDSTASPLPGIFDQLKMVIDDINIFKESEPSTSTLMSSTSTITVTTTTTEVPVSPEVVPAEEPTMLKERTSLNEKTHESMSTDDQEDANITAAGELERASVTPKNTTAVYAIVGVGLCIAVLFIIAFVKKRKSKRMKNNRRENTTTLLGEEMKPLSKPPLTSVNDKPARNSSNIPEHIPLINGQNGKSRDDTPKLTSFTPLAHPELPDKGGEEDEPSYYNGTVREPEQEVEIRSKSPPELQTPQGTRVTIRESEIPESIPRTPLLVHRQKNSDGEIVTTLVS; encoded by the coding sequence ATGTGGAAAGAATGGTTCTTATTCATGAGCATTCTTGGATATTGCCTTGGTGCTACTTTGGAAATATGCCCGGAAGGTTCTTCATGCCATAATGCTCCAGAACAATTGCGAGCAACATCTTTCGAATTTTTGAGTAAGATGTCTCAAAAGGATTTCCGATCTATAGGGAGTCTAATTTTATCAAATGCTTCAGTTAATAAAGTAGATCCTAAGTTGAAATACCTCAAGAATTTGGAGTATTTAGACTTATCACATAACAGTGTTCAAGTATCTTCAATACCAGCTTTGAACAGTTTGAAAACGTTAATATTGAAATCGAACGATTTGAAAGATATTAGCGTATCTAACCTGCCACAAAATTTGGAACATTTGgatttatctaataatttattaagtGATATTACAAGAGACtggaaaatgcttaaaaatcTGAAAACTCtggatttattcaaaaatcctATAGACTGTGATTGTAACAATGTACTAAATCTTGAATTACTGAATAAGAGCGGCATCATAATACCAAGGCCTTTAACTTGCCATTCCCCTTCAAAATTTGCTGGTAAAGATGTTAGTGCTGTAACTTGTTCACCAGCAGATATAATGCAGTACGATGAACCAGTAGAAGGTTCTGGTGATCCTGATATCTTCGAAGATTCATATACCGAACAAACCTTAAATGTCCCCGTGGTagatgaagaagaagaggaagacccAAATGCTACTGCAAATACGTTTATAgatgatgaagaaaaacttgtTGTTAAAACAACCACAATAGATTCTTTACATGATACATTCGGAGAAGAAGGTAGCGGTGATGAAGGCAGCGGTTTTGGAATTATTCCAGAATCGGGAGTTTTAGGTTGTATAGAAAATTGTAGCACTCCCAAACCTCTTGATAAAGATTCTACCGCTTCACCATTACCTGGTATTTTTGACCAACTTAAGATGGTTATAGatgatattaatatatttaaagaatcTGAACCATCAACATCTACCTTGATGAGTTCAACTTCTACGATTACCGTAACTACCACAACAACTGAAGTACCCGTTAGTCCAGAAGTTGTACCAGCTGAAGAACCTACTATGTTAAAAGAACGTACTTCTCTAAACGAAAAAACACACGAAAGTATGTCTACGGATGATCAAGAAGATGCTAATATTACTGCAGCTGGTGAACTAGAACGAGCCTCAGTTACACCTAAAAATACTACGGCTGTTTATGCAATTGTAGGTGTTGGTTTATGCATAGCAGTACTCTTCATTATTGCGTTTGTTAAAAAACGCAAATCAAAGAGAATGAAGAATAATAGACGTGAAAATACTACCACACTTTTAGGTGAAGAAATGAAACCTTTAAGCAAACCTCCATTAACATCAGTAAACGATAAACCTGCGAGAAATTCCTCCAACATTCCTGAACACATTCCTCTTATCAACGGTCAGAACGGCAAATCAAGAGACGATACTCCTAAGCTGACGTCTTTCACACCACTGGCACACCCTGAGTTACCAGACAAAGGTGGCGAAGAAGATGAACCCTCATATTATAACGGCACGGTAAGAGAACCAGAACAAGAAGTTGAAATTAGATCTAAATCACCACCAGAGCTACAAACCCCTCAAGGAACGAGAGTCACTATAAGGGAATCTGAAATTCCAGAGTCGATTCCAAGAACCCCGTTGCTAGTCCATCGCCAGAAAAATAGTGATGGTGAGATCGTCACTACGTTGGTATCTTGA